A DNA window from Janibacter sp. A1S7 contains the following coding sequences:
- a CDS encoding ABC transporter substrate-binding protein: MSARNRTLAVAMAAASALALSACGGGGGGGGADSDEPIPIGMIADLTGATGDVGTPYNEGMLAYVDWRNEEGGIDGRQIEALSNDYAYEVPKAEQLYKQYINDGVVAVQGWGTGDTEALSASVGKDELPFMSGSFAEPLTDPEEAPYNFIIAPTYSDQMRIALNWIEEDSGGGGEVAVFHHDSPFGEAPVGDGQTWIDEEGLDLGYESYAMPSGSQNYVGLLSQAKDQGAKYVVIQNVASPAALVAKDIAAQNLDMKIVCLNWCGNELFIDSAGDKAAEGHILIQPFAPLSAEKEGHAPIKEYAEANNIDTADIGAAWVQGWYAMDIMAQGIEEAMASGDELTGASIREALETMGAIDTGGVVGDGTVEFSADSHRGSTATGIYEAQDGAMVEIDPDASL; this comes from the coding sequence ATGTCTGCACGAAACCGCACCCTCGCGGTGGCCATGGCCGCTGCATCCGCTCTCGCTCTCTCCGCCTGCGGAGGCGGTGGAGGAGGCGGCGGAGCCGACTCCGACGAGCCCATCCCGATCGGCATGATCGCCGACCTCACCGGTGCCACCGGTGACGTGGGCACCCCCTACAACGAGGGCATGCTCGCCTACGTCGACTGGCGCAACGAGGAGGGCGGCATCGACGGTCGCCAGATCGAGGCGCTGTCCAACGACTACGCCTACGAGGTCCCCAAGGCCGAGCAACTGTACAAGCAGTACATCAACGATGGTGTCGTGGCCGTCCAGGGGTGGGGCACCGGTGACACGGAGGCGCTCTCGGCCAGTGTCGGCAAGGACGAGCTGCCGTTCATGTCCGGCTCCTTCGCCGAGCCGCTGACCGACCCCGAAGAGGCGCCCTACAACTTCATCATCGCGCCGACCTACTCCGACCAGATGCGCATCGCCCTCAACTGGATCGAGGAGGACAGCGGCGGTGGTGGCGAAGTGGCCGTCTTCCACCACGACAGCCCCTTCGGTGAGGCCCCGGTCGGCGACGGCCAGACCTGGATCGACGAGGAGGGACTGGACCTGGGGTACGAGTCCTACGCCATGCCGAGCGGCTCGCAGAACTACGTCGGTCTGCTCTCCCAGGCCAAGGACCAGGGTGCCAAGTACGTCGTCATCCAGAACGTGGCATCGCCGGCCGCCCTGGTCGCCAAGGACATTGCCGCACAGAACCTCGACATGAAGATCGTCTGCCTCAACTGGTGCGGCAACGAGCTGTTCATCGACTCCGCAGGGGACAAGGCGGCCGAAGGGCACATCCTCATCCAGCCCTTCGCCCCGCTGAGCGCCGAGAAGGAGGGCCACGCCCCGATCAAGGAGTACGCCGAGGCCAACAACATCGACACGGCGGACATCGGTGCGGCCTGGGTGCAGGGCTGGTACGCGATGGACATCATGGCGCAGGGCATCGAGGAGGCCATGGCATCCGGTGACGAGCTCACCGGAGCCAGCATCCGAGAGGCCCTGGAGACCATGGGCGCCATCGACACCGGCGGCGTCGTCGGTGACGGAACGGTCGAGTTCAGCGCCGACAGCCACCGCGGCTCCACGGCCACGGGCATCTACGAGGCCCAGGACGGCGCGATGGTCGAGATCGACCCGGACGCCTCGCTGTGA
- a CDS encoding ABC transporter ATP-binding protein: MTDTSTPGAATAAPGGSLLSMNNVEVIYDDVILVLRGLSLFVPEGEIVALLGSNGAGKSTTLKAVSGLLPSERGAVTDGSVTFAGTDITAMDAPDRVRAGMSLCMEGRHVFEHLTITENLTAGAYTQKNSADDLDLVYEFFPKLADMRNRVAGYLSGGEQQMLAIGRALMARPKLLMLDEPSLGLAPLLVQEIFGYIKRLNQEQGLTVLVVEQNARRALEVADRGYIMEQGRIVLEGSAAELRENPDVKEFYLGLGEEGGRKSYRDVKHYRRRKRWL, encoded by the coding sequence GTGACCGACACCAGCACCCCGGGGGCAGCCACGGCTGCCCCCGGGGGCTCCCTGCTGTCCATGAACAACGTCGAGGTCATCTACGACGACGTCATCCTCGTGCTGCGCGGCCTCTCCCTGTTCGTCCCGGAGGGCGAGATCGTCGCCCTCCTCGGCTCCAACGGAGCCGGCAAGTCGACCACCCTCAAGGCGGTCTCGGGGCTGCTACCCAGTGAGCGCGGTGCTGTCACCGACGGCTCCGTGACCTTCGCGGGCACGGACATCACCGCGATGGATGCGCCCGACCGGGTCCGTGCAGGGATGAGCCTGTGCATGGAGGGGCGGCACGTCTTCGAGCACCTCACCATCACGGAAAACCTCACCGCCGGCGCCTACACCCAGAAGAACTCGGCTGACGACCTCGACCTGGTCTACGAGTTCTTCCCCAAGCTGGCCGACATGCGCAACCGCGTCGCCGGATACCTCTCCGGAGGTGAGCAGCAGATGCTGGCCATCGGTCGTGCCCTGATGGCCCGCCCCAAGCTGCTCATGCTCGACGAGCCGTCCCTGGGCCTGGCTCCCCTGCTCGTGCAGGAGATCTTCGGCTACATCAAGCGACTGAACCAGGAGCAGGGACTGACCGTGCTCGTCGTGGAGCAGAACGCCCGCCGGGCGCTCGAGGTGGCCGACCGCGGCTACATCATGGAGCAGGGACGCATCGTGCTCGAGGGCTCGGCAGCCGAGCTCCGGGAGAACCCCGACGTCAAGGAGTTCTACCTCGGCCTCGGCGAGGAGGGCGGGCGCAAGAGCTACCGCGACGTCAAGCACTACCGGCGCCGCAAGCGCTGGCTCTGA
- a CDS encoding phenylacetate--CoA ligase family protein, which yields MSIKAALHAHLANHDLDARVATLIAQAVGVPGLADRFTRAGVDPQGIRGVADLTCLPVLPKDAVIAQQAQAPPFGGLLAPDARVARVFQSPGPLYEPQLVGDDYWRWGQVFNDLGLGPGDTVLNCFGYHLSPAGAMMEAGVHATGASVVPGGIGNQDLQVRAIADLGVSAYCGLPSYLKVLIERFDEQALPSRRWRLERAMVTAEPLPDSLRELLTERVPTVRMAYGTGETGLLAYETGDGHGLALADGVLVQVCDPTGTPVEDEREGEVVVTVLRPHYPLVRFGTGDRSGWMVAPDGSLRLRGVLGRTGAAVKVKGMFLHPSQAATLMSGVEGVEDYRFVIGRQDHVDTLRCEIVATDGDDPTALADLTGQIAQRVRDGLRFRAEVVAVSRLTPGEGPLLDVREWD from the coding sequence ATGTCCATCAAGGCTGCACTGCACGCTCATCTCGCGAACCACGATCTCGACGCTCGTGTCGCGACCCTGATCGCGCAGGCCGTCGGCGTCCCCGGCCTCGCCGACAGGTTCACCCGCGCCGGGGTGGATCCGCAGGGCATCCGCGGCGTCGCGGACCTCACCTGCCTCCCGGTCCTGCCCAAGGACGCGGTCATCGCCCAGCAGGCGCAGGCTCCCCCCTTCGGCGGTCTGCTGGCTCCCGATGCCCGGGTGGCGCGGGTCTTCCAGTCCCCGGGCCCGTTGTACGAGCCCCAGCTCGTCGGTGACGACTACTGGCGCTGGGGGCAGGTCTTCAACGACCTGGGCCTCGGCCCCGGCGACACCGTGCTCAACTGCTTCGGCTACCACCTCTCCCCCGCCGGGGCGATGATGGAGGCCGGCGTCCACGCAACCGGGGCGAGCGTGGTTCCCGGTGGCATCGGCAACCAGGACCTGCAGGTGCGCGCGATCGCCGACCTCGGCGTGAGCGCGTACTGCGGGCTGCCCAGCTACCTCAAGGTCCTCATCGAGCGCTTCGACGAGCAGGCGTTGCCCTCGCGGCGATGGCGCCTGGAGAGGGCCATGGTCACGGCCGAGCCCCTCCCCGATTCCCTGCGCGAGCTGCTCACCGAACGAGTGCCGACCGTACGGATGGCGTACGGCACCGGGGAGACCGGGCTGCTCGCCTACGAGACCGGCGACGGGCACGGACTCGCGCTCGCCGACGGGGTCCTCGTCCAGGTGTGCGACCCCACCGGCACCCCCGTCGAGGACGAGAGAGAGGGCGAGGTGGTCGTCACCGTGCTGCGCCCGCACTACCCACTCGTCCGCTTCGGCACGGGCGACCGCTCCGGCTGGATGGTGGCTCCCGACGGATCGCTGCGTCTGCGTGGGGTCCTCGGCCGCACCGGCGCCGCGGTGAAGGTCAAGGGGATGTTCCTCCACCCGAGTCAGGCCGCCACCCTCATGTCCGGCGTCGAGGGGGTGGAGGACTACCGCTTCGTCATCGGCCGGCAGGACCACGTGGACACCCTGCGCTGCGAGATCGTGGCCACCGACGGCGACGACCCCACCGCGCTGGCTGATCTGACCGGCCAGATCGCTCAGCGTGTGCGTGACGGGCTGCGCTTTCGTGCCGAGGTCGTCGCCGTCAGCCGACTCACTCCCGGCGAGGGCCCACTGCTGGACGTGCGCGAGTGGGACTGA
- a CDS encoding polyribonucleotide nucleotidyltransferase: MEGPEITAAEATIDNGAFGTRTVRFETGRLAQQAGGAVSAYLDGETMLLSTTTASKNPKEHLEFFPLTVDVEERMYAAGRIPGSFFRREGRPSTDAILTCRLIDRPLRPTFKKGLRNEVQVVISVLSVHPDHQYDVLAINAASASTQISGLPFSGPIGAVRVSLIDGQWVAFPNFSDIERSTFDMVVAGRLTETGDVAVMMVEAESTLATWDLVKNQGKQAPTEEVVAEGLEASKKFIKVLCEAQADMATRAAKPVEDFPVFLDYEDDAYAAVEKATSGDLATALTIAGKAEREDRLDEIKDAMKASLAGTEEAPGEFAGREKELSAAFRSVQKAQVRQRILRDKVRIDGRGLADIRALGAEVEVLPRVHGSALFERGETQIMGVTTLNMLKLEQTIDSLSPVTKKRYMHNYNFPPYSTGETGRVGSPKRREIGHGALAERALLPVLPTREEFPYAIRQVSEALGSNGSTSMGSVCASTMSLLNAGVPLRAAVAGIAMGLVSDTVDGETQYAALTDILGAEDAFGDMDFKVAGTREFVTAIQLDTKLDGIPASVLGGALTQARDARMHILDVMNEAIDAPDEMAPTAPRIITVNVPVDKIGEVIGPKGKMINQIQDDTGADISIEDDGTVFIGAVDGPSADAARNAINAIANPQMPEVGERFLGTVVKTTTFGAFVSLLPGKDGLLHISEVRKLVGGKRIDAVEDILGVGQKVQVELKEIDPRGKLSLAAVLTPEQEEELSSGSKGDDEGGRGGRDGGGRRRRRRDNDGESADAPESVSAD; encoded by the coding sequence ATGGAGGGTCCTGAGATCACTGCCGCCGAAGCCACCATCGACAATGGCGCCTTCGGCACCCGCACCGTCCGGTTCGAGACCGGGCGCCTCGCCCAGCAGGCCGGTGGCGCAGTCAGCGCCTACCTGGATGGCGAGACGATGCTCCTGTCGACCACGACCGCGAGCAAGAACCCCAAGGAGCACCTCGAGTTCTTCCCCCTGACGGTGGACGTCGAGGAGCGGATGTACGCCGCGGGCCGCATCCCCGGGAGCTTCTTCCGACGTGAGGGCCGTCCGAGCACGGACGCCATCCTCACCTGCCGGCTGATCGACCGCCCCCTGCGCCCGACCTTCAAGAAGGGTCTGCGCAACGAGGTCCAGGTCGTCATCTCCGTCCTGTCGGTCCACCCCGACCACCAGTACGACGTCCTCGCGATCAACGCGGCCTCCGCGTCCACCCAGATCTCCGGTCTGCCCTTCTCGGGTCCGATCGGTGCGGTGCGCGTGTCGCTCATCGACGGCCAGTGGGTCGCCTTCCCGAACTTCAGCGACATCGAGCGCTCGACCTTCGACATGGTCGTGGCCGGTCGGTTGACCGAGACCGGCGACGTCGCCGTCATGATGGTCGAGGCCGAGTCCACCCTCGCCACCTGGGACCTCGTGAAGAACCAGGGCAAGCAGGCCCCGACCGAGGAGGTCGTGGCCGAGGGCCTCGAGGCCTCGAAGAAGTTCATCAAGGTGCTGTGCGAGGCCCAGGCCGACATGGCCACCCGTGCTGCGAAGCCCGTCGAGGACTTCCCGGTCTTCCTCGACTACGAGGACGACGCCTACGCGGCGGTCGAGAAGGCCACCTCGGGTGACCTCGCGACCGCGCTGACGATCGCGGGCAAGGCCGAGCGTGAGGACCGTCTGGACGAGATCAAGGACGCCATGAAGGCCTCCCTCGCCGGGACCGAGGAGGCCCCGGGCGAGTTCGCCGGTCGCGAGAAGGAGCTGTCCGCGGCGTTCCGCTCGGTGCAGAAGGCCCAGGTGCGCCAGCGCATCCTGCGTGACAAGGTCCGCATCGACGGCCGTGGCCTGGCCGACATCCGCGCCCTCGGTGCGGAGGTCGAGGTCCTGCCGCGCGTGCACGGTTCGGCGCTCTTCGAGCGTGGCGAGACCCAGATCATGGGTGTCACCACGCTGAACATGCTCAAGCTCGAGCAGACGATCGACTCGTTGAGCCCGGTCACCAAGAAGCGCTACATGCACAACTACAACTTCCCGCCCTACTCGACCGGTGAGACCGGTCGGGTGGGTAGCCCGAAGCGCCGCGAGATCGGCCACGGAGCGCTCGCCGAGCGAGCGCTCCTGCCGGTGCTGCCGACGCGCGAGGAGTTCCCGTACGCGATCCGCCAGGTCTCCGAGGCCCTCGGCTCCAACGGTTCGACCTCGATGGGTTCGGTCTGCGCCTCGACGATGTCGTTGCTCAACGCCGGCGTGCCGCTGCGCGCAGCCGTGGCCGGTATCGCCATGGGCCTCGTCTCGGACACCGTCGACGGGGAGACGCAGTACGCGGCCCTGACCGACATCCTCGGTGCGGAGGACGCCTTCGGGGACATGGACTTCAAGGTGGCCGGCACGCGCGAGTTCGTCACCGCCATCCAGCTCGACACCAAGCTCGACGGCATCCCCGCATCGGTGCTCGGTGGCGCGCTCACCCAGGCGCGGGACGCGCGGATGCACATCCTCGACGTGATGAACGAGGCCATCGACGCGCCTGATGAGATGGCGCCGACCGCGCCGCGGATCATCACGGTCAACGTGCCCGTCGACAAGATCGGTGAGGTCATCGGGCCCAAGGGCAAGATGATCAACCAGATCCAGGACGACACCGGCGCCGACATCAGCATCGAGGACGACGGCACCGTCTTCATCGGTGCGGTCGACGGCCCCTCCGCCGACGCTGCGCGCAACGCGATCAACGCGATCGCCAACCCGCAGATGCCGGAGGTCGGCGAGCGCTTCCTCGGGACCGTCGTGAAGACGACGACCTTCGGTGCGTTCGTCTCCCTGCTCCCGGGCAAGGACGGGCTGCTGCACATCTCCGAGGTGCGCAAGCTCGTCGGCGGCAAGCGGATCGACGCGGTCGAGGACATCCTCGGCGTCGGCCAGAAGGTCCAGGTCGAGCTCAAGGAGATCGACCCGCGTGGCAAGCTCAGCCTCGCTGCGGTTCTCACCCCCGAGCAGGAGGAGGAGCTCTCCTCGGGCTCGAAGGGTGACGACGAGGGTGGTCGTGGCGGTCGCGACGGTGGCGGTCGCCGTCGTCGTCGCCGCGACAACGACGGCGAGTCCGCTGACGCGCCGGAGTCGGTTTCGGCCGACTGA
- the rpsO gene encoding 30S ribosomal protein S15, which yields MPLTADVKKQIMTEYGTAEGDTGSPEVQIAMLTQRITDLTEHSRDHKHDHHSRRGLLLLVGKRRRLLRYLESTDIERYRSLIKRLGLRR from the coding sequence ATGCCGCTGACCGCTGACGTCAAGAAGCAGATCATGACCGAGTACGGCACCGCCGAGGGCGACACCGGCTCCCCGGAGGTCCAGATCGCGATGCTCACCCAGCGCATCACCGATCTCACCGAGCACTCGCGTGACCACAAGCACGACCACCACAGCCGCCGCGGGCTGCTGCTCCTCGTGGGCAAGCGCCGCCGCCTCCTGCGCTACCTGGAGAGCACCGACATCGAGCGTTACCGCTCGCTGATCAAGCGCCTCGGTCTGCGCCGATAA
- a CDS encoding sugar porter family MFS transporter encodes MTNADTPTASSNGFHTVRVIHLATVAAIGGFLFGFDTAVINGAVTAMQSDFGMGGTLTGFVVSSALLGCMVGAYLAGRLADRIGRVRVMLLAAVMFTVSAIGSGLAFGPVDMIVWRVVGGLGVGAASVIAPAYIAEISPAEIRGRMGSLQQLAIVTGIFVALLSDFAIAGAAGGSGQVLGLGLEAWRWMFLTEVVAALAYGTLAATIPESPRYLVRIGQEGQARTVLSTILRTGVDTRIREIKRTITQEARASFADLKKPGGGLLPIVWIGIALSVFQQFVGINVIFYYSSLLWQSVGFTEEDALLQTVITSVTNIVVTLVAIALVDKIGRRLLLLIGSAGMTVSLGVMAVVFSQARIVDGAPDLTDSAGLTALVAANSFVVFFGATWGPVVWVLLGEMFNNTIRGTALGLAAAAQWLANFAVSTSFPDMADIGLWFAYGFYTLCAFLSLIFVVKFVPETKGVELEDMA; translated from the coding sequence ATGACGAACGCGGACACGCCCACGGCATCATCCAATGGATTCCACACCGTCAGGGTCATCCACCTGGCCACCGTCGCCGCCATCGGCGGTTTTCTCTTCGGCTTCGACACCGCCGTCATCAACGGCGCCGTCACGGCCATGCAGAGCGACTTCGGCATGGGCGGTACCCTCACCGGCTTCGTCGTCTCCTCCGCCCTCCTGGGGTGCATGGTCGGTGCCTACCTGGCCGGCCGCCTCGCCGACCGGATCGGACGAGTACGCGTGATGCTCCTCGCCGCGGTCATGTTCACGGTGTCCGCGATCGGTTCTGGTCTGGCCTTCGGTCCCGTGGACATGATCGTCTGGCGGGTCGTCGGCGGCCTGGGTGTGGGCGCGGCCTCGGTGATCGCCCCCGCCTACATCGCCGAGATCTCCCCCGCCGAGATCCGTGGCCGGATGGGCTCGCTGCAGCAGCTGGCCATCGTGACCGGCATCTTCGTCGCGCTGCTCTCGGACTTCGCGATCGCCGGGGCAGCCGGCGGTTCCGGGCAGGTCCTCGGTCTGGGACTCGAGGCGTGGCGCTGGATGTTCCTCACCGAGGTCGTGGCCGCTCTGGCCTACGGAACCCTGGCGGCGACCATCCCGGAGTCCCCGCGATATCTCGTGCGGATCGGTCAGGAGGGCCAGGCGCGCACGGTGCTCAGCACCATCCTGCGTACCGGCGTCGACACCCGCATCAGGGAGATCAAGCGCACCATCACCCAGGAAGCACGCGCCTCCTTCGCCGATCTGAAGAAGCCCGGCGGCGGGCTGCTGCCGATCGTGTGGATCGGTATCGCCCTGTCGGTCTTCCAGCAGTTCGTCGGGATCAACGTCATCTTCTACTACTCGTCACTGCTGTGGCAGTCGGTCGGCTTCACCGAGGAGGACGCCCTGCTGCAGACGGTGATCACCTCGGTGACCAACATCGTCGTCACGCTGGTCGCCATCGCCCTGGTGGACAAGATCGGGCGCCGGCTGCTCCTGCTCATCGGTTCGGCCGGCATGACCGTCAGCCTGGGTGTCATGGCCGTCGTCTTCTCCCAGGCCAGGATCGTCGACGGCGCCCCGGACCTGACCGACTCCGCGGGCCTGACCGCGCTGGTGGCGGCCAACTCCTTCGTTGTCTTCTTCGGCGCCACCTGGGGCCCCGTGGTGTGGGTGCTCCTGGGTGAGATGTTCAACAACACGATCCGGGGCACGGCACTCGGGCTCGCGGCCGCAGCGCAGTGGCTGGCCAACTTCGCCGTCTCCACCAGCTTCCCGGACATGGCTGACATCGGGTTGTGGTTCGCCTACGGCTTCTACACCCTGTGCGCCTTCCTCTCCCTGATCTTCGTGGTCAAGTTCGTACCCGAGACGAAGGGGGTCGAGCTGGAGGACATGGCCTGA
- the lpdA gene encoding dihydrolipoyl dehydrogenase, producing MADFDLVVLGAGPGGYVAAIRAAQLGKSVAVVEKQYWGGVCLNVGCIPSKALIKNAEIAHMLTHDKKKFGIEGDATMSYGPTHARSRQVSEGIVKGVHFLMKKNKITEIDGWGTLTSATSMDVALNDGETRSVTFDRLIIASGATTKMLPGVELSDNVVTYEEQILDDDLPGSMIIAGSGAIGVEFAYVMKNFGVDVTIVEFLDRMVPTEDPTISKELAKHYKKLGVKVMLKTKVEAVEDTGSGVKVTVTPADGGDSEVLEADKLLSAIGFAPRVEGFGLEAAGVELTERGAIAIDEYCRTNVENIYSVGDCTAKLMLAHTAEAQGVVAAEHMSGAETMPVSYDFIPRATYCHPQIASFGYSEEQAKEKGYDVKTATFPFSANGKAVGLGDPTGFVKVVADATYNELLGAHMIGPDVTELLPALTLAQQWDLTADEVARNIFAHPTLSEAVKEAVEGIAGHMTHL from the coding sequence ATGGCTGACTTCGACCTCGTAGTGCTCGGTGCAGGACCCGGTGGATACGTCGCGGCGATCCGCGCGGCGCAGCTCGGCAAGAGCGTTGCCGTGGTGGAGAAGCAGTACTGGGGCGGTGTCTGCCTCAACGTCGGGTGCATCCCGAGCAAGGCGCTGATCAAGAACGCCGAGATCGCCCACATGCTCACCCACGACAAGAAGAAGTTCGGCATCGAGGGCGACGCCACGATGTCCTACGGGCCGACGCACGCGCGCTCCCGCCAGGTGAGCGAGGGCATCGTCAAGGGTGTCCACTTCCTGATGAAGAAGAACAAGATCACCGAGATCGACGGCTGGGGCACCCTCACCTCGGCGACGTCCATGGACGTCGCCCTGAACGACGGCGAGACGAGGTCGGTGACCTTCGACAGGCTGATCATCGCCAGCGGTGCCACGACGAAGATGCTCCCCGGTGTCGAGCTCAGCGACAACGTCGTCACCTACGAGGAGCAGATTCTCGACGATGACCTCCCGGGCTCGATGATCATCGCCGGTTCCGGCGCCATCGGCGTCGAGTTTGCCTATGTCATGAAGAACTTCGGGGTCGACGTCACGATCGTCGAGTTCCTCGACCGGATGGTCCCCACCGAGGACCCGACGATCTCCAAGGAGCTGGCCAAGCACTACAAGAAGCTCGGTGTGAAGGTCATGCTCAAGACCAAGGTCGAAGCGGTCGAGGACACCGGTTCCGGAGTCAAGGTCACCGTCACCCCCGCCGACGGCGGGGACAGCGAGGTGCTCGAGGCGGACAAGCTGCTCTCCGCGATCGGCTTCGCACCACGGGTCGAGGGCTTCGGCCTGGAGGCGGCCGGGGTCGAGCTGACCGAGCGCGGTGCCATCGCCATCGACGAGTACTGCCGTACCAACGTCGAGAACATCTACTCCGTGGGTGACTGCACCGCGAAGTTGATGCTCGCGCACACCGCGGAGGCCCAGGGGGTCGTCGCCGCCGAGCACATGTCCGGCGCCGAGACGATGCCGGTGTCCTACGACTTCATTCCGCGGGCGACCTACTGCCACCCGCAGATCGCCTCCTTCGGCTACAGCGAGGAGCAGGCGAAGGAGAAGGGGTACGACGTCAAGACCGCGACCTTCCCCTTCTCCGCGAACGGGAAGGCGGTGGGGCTCGGCGACCCGACCGGCTTCGTCAAGGTCGTCGCGGACGCGACGTACAACGAGCTCCTCGGCGCGCACATGATCGGCCCGGACGTCACCGAACTGCTGCCCGCACTCACGCTCGCGCAGCAGTGGGACCTCACGGCGGACGAGGTCGCCCGCAACATCTTCGCCCACCCGACGCTCTCCGAGGCGGTCAAGGAGGCAGTCGAGGGCATTGCCGGGCACATGACCCACCTCTGA
- the mrdA gene encoding penicillin-binding protein 2, with protein sequence MSRTAPRLQLRMLASLAVLLLLAGVLLGRLGQLQLTDHRDGAGANTPVTASVPLPALRGRILDRHGRPIVDNAVRTDVTIDRAALADAEDGGRATVRRVAQALDLPFDRLWGRTTLCGAPGAAEPPLCWPGSPLVPVPLVVDADRALAAALTERPERYPGVAVTSQPVRSYLGPTRGGAAQTIGYLARPTAEAVAESDGEVTGEELVGAAGLELQYDDLLRGRAGQRTVRVDARGVAVDEVARTEPVPGEDLVTTLDRRIQRATQAALVDGVQSARDGGHTADTAGAVVLDLRDGGVLASASVPTYDPTAWSRGVTQDEYDRLTKGADSPLIDRVTGVAQPPASTFKVVSLPGAAASGVDLDEEVNCTSSHRIGNRTFNNYQSRSYGWISWRRAITVSCDTVFYRVAEEVWRAQGGLAAEDDGGDPLIRTARRFGLGSATGIDLPAESAGRIPDREWKRQWWESTKEESCRRAQTGYPEMEDRADARYLEALARENCTSGYLFRPGDEANLSIGQGDVTATLLQMATVFGTIAQEGRVPSPHLGRAAITAEGTRTALAADSDDDADSIDLPGTSGDLLRRALQDVVAEPGGTAHSAFAGFPLQDWPVAGKTGTAEVQGEQDTAWFVSYAPVEDPRYVVGVVVAQGGTGGATSAPIARQIHEELAQRTP encoded by the coding sequence GTGAGCCGTACCGCCCCGCGACTGCAGCTGCGCATGCTGGCCTCCCTCGCCGTTCTACTCCTGCTTGCCGGTGTCCTGCTCGGACGGCTCGGGCAGCTGCAGCTGACCGACCACCGGGATGGTGCCGGCGCGAACACGCCGGTGACGGCGAGCGTGCCGCTGCCCGCCCTGCGTGGCCGCATCCTCGACCGGCACGGACGACCCATCGTCGACAACGCGGTGCGCACCGATGTCACGATCGACCGGGCCGCGCTCGCCGACGCCGAGGACGGCGGCCGCGCGACCGTTCGCCGCGTCGCGCAGGCGCTGGACCTCCCCTTCGACCGGCTGTGGGGCAGGACCACTCTCTGCGGCGCCCCCGGGGCAGCCGAACCCCCGCTGTGCTGGCCCGGGTCACCGCTCGTGCCGGTACCGCTGGTGGTGGACGCGGACCGTGCGCTGGCCGCCGCCCTGACCGAGCGACCGGAGCGGTACCCGGGGGTGGCCGTGACGAGCCAGCCGGTGCGCTCCTACCTCGGGCCGACGCGCGGTGGCGCCGCGCAGACCATCGGCTACCTGGCCCGACCGACGGCGGAGGCCGTGGCCGAGTCGGACGGGGAGGTCACCGGCGAGGAGCTCGTCGGGGCCGCCGGTCTGGAGCTGCAGTACGACGACCTGCTGCGCGGACGCGCGGGTCAGCGCACCGTGCGCGTCGACGCCCGGGGCGTGGCCGTCGACGAGGTGGCCCGCACCGAGCCGGTCCCCGGCGAGGACCTCGTCACGACGCTCGACCGACGGATCCAGCGCGCGACCCAGGCCGCGCTCGTCGACGGTGTGCAGTCGGCCCGCGACGGCGGCCACACGGCCGACACCGCCGGAGCCGTCGTCCTCGACCTGCGCGATGGTGGCGTGCTCGCCTCGGCCAGCGTGCCCACCTACGACCCCACGGCCTGGTCGCGGGGCGTCACCCAGGACGAGTACGACCGCCTGACGAAGGGGGCGGACAGCCCACTCATCGACCGGGTCACCGGCGTGGCCCAGCCACCGGCGTCGACCTTCAAGGTCGTCTCCCTGCCGGGAGCGGCCGCCTCCGGTGTCGACCTCGACGAGGAGGTCAACTGCACCTCGTCCCACCGGATCGGCAACCGCACCTTCAACAACTACCAGTCGCGCTCCTACGGCTGGATCTCGTGGCGCCGGGCGATCACCGTCTCCTGCGACACGGTGTTCTACCGGGTGGCCGAGGAGGTGTGGCGCGCCCAGGGCGGCCTGGCCGCCGAGGACGACGGTGGTGATCCGCTCATCCGGACCGCCCGGCGGTTCGGTCTCGGTTCGGCCACGGGTATCGACCTGCCGGCCGAGTCCGCGGGCCGCATCCCGGACCGCGAGTGGAAGCGTCAGTGGTGGGAGTCGACGAAGGAGGAGTCCTGTCGCCGTGCGCAGACGGGCTACCCCGAGATGGAGGACCGTGCCGACGCGCGCTACCTCGAGGCCCTGGCGCGGGAGAACTGCACGAGCGGCTACCTCTTCCGTCCCGGTGACGAGGCCAACCTCTCGATCGGTCAGGGCGACGTCACCGCCACCCTGCTGCAGATGGCGACCGTCTTCGGCACGATCGCGCAGGAGGGACGGGTGCCGAGTCCGCACCTGGGCCGTGCGGCCATCACGGCCGAGGGCACGCGCACCGCCCTCGCTGCTGACAGCGACGATGACGCCGACAGCATCGATCTGCCGGGGACGTCCGGCGACCTGCTGCGCCGGGCGCTGCAGGACGTCGTGGCCGAGCCCGGCGGGACCGCGCACTCCGCCTTTGCCGGCTTCCCGCTGCAGGACTGGCCGGTCGCGGGCAAGACCGGGACCGCCGAGGTCCAGGGCGAGCAGGACACCGCCTGGTTCGTCTCGTACGCACCCGTCGAGGATCCCCGGTACGTCGTCGGGGTGGTCGTCGCCCAGGGCGGGACCGGGGGAGCGACATCGGCGCCGATCGCCCGGCAGATCCACGAGGAGCTCGCCCAGCGCACACCGTGA